A window of Sebaldella sp. S0638 genomic DNA:
ATAATGAATGTTCCTGACGGGTTAAAAGGATACAGGCTGGAAAGAGCCGAATTAATGGTGACGCTTCCTTCTGACTGGGAAGTACAGAATACAGATGAAAAATGGTACTGGCCTGTAAGATGGCTGAAAATTCTTGCCAGATTTCCTCTGGAGGAGAACACATGGCTTGGCTGGGGACATACTATTCCGAATGGAGAACCTTTTGCTGAAAATACAGGGCTTTCAGGGATTTTACTTTTGAATCCTTATTCAGAAAATGAAAAAGCAGGAAGCCTATCTTTGCCAAATGGCGATATAGTGAACTTTTACCAGATGTTTCCGCTTTATAATGAGGAGATGGAATTCAAAAGGGAGAATAATGCAGAGGTACTTTTAGATCTGTTTGGTGACGATTTCGACCATGTGGTGGATATAAACAGAGAAAATATAAAGGAATGGAAACCAATAAAAGATTTTTATCTGAAAAAAGAAGAGATTAAAGATATTCTTCAATGGGAAGGTGCTGCCGGATGTTTTGCCACTGACAGAATAACAGTCAGCGGAGAAAAGGTAGGATATATGTACAGGGAAATACCGGATTTTGACGGAGACAGCGTATGGCGTTTTACTGCCGGAGACGAAACGGATGAATATATGGAAAATCCTGATAATTCAGGAATTTATCATCTGAATACAATAGCTAATTACGATACTGACATTATCCCTTTTTTGATGTCAGGGATAAATACAGCATTTATGAGGGATGAGAATGGAGAATTTCAGGAAGTAGAAAACTGGGAACCGGAAGAATAATAATGGAGGGAGAAAATTATGAGACCAACAAATGAATGGATGGAAATATGGAAGAAAAAAAGAGAGGTTTTATCATGTCCAAATGATTTAAATGAATATTTTGAGCTGGATGAAATAGCCGGACAGAAGCTGGACAGACTTTCTTTCGGGAAAGTATCCTTGCCAAGCGGAGAAATTTTGGTAAGAGATCCTCTTGTGTATCTGAATAAAGATGAAGAGCCTTATTTTGAAAAAGTTCCCGCAGGAGAATTTGAAGCAGTAGGGGCAGTTATTTTATCAGAGGAAGACTGTGCAAGATATGCTGCTGTCAGAGTAAAGTTCAATGAAAATAAAGCTGTGAGATTCGGAGAAGCTCTATTGGGGCATGAAGATATAAGCGATCTTGAAGAAGGGGAGTATTTCGGTTTTAATGTAGATGCAGGATTGGGAACTATACTTGATAAAGAAACACTTATTGCTTTTGACGAATTTTTTATGAACTGGCATGAGGAAAATCCAGAAGGAAATATCTATGATGATTATTTTGCAGATATTTTCAGCAAAAATTATAAAGAAAACCCTAAATATCAGCGTGAGGGCGGAGACTGGATAAACTGGTGCGTACCTGGTACGAATCTTCATATGCCTGTATTTCAAAGCGGTTTCGGAGACGGAACTTATCCTGTTTATTTCGGTTATGATGAAAATGATAAGATATGTTCTCTGGTAATACAATTTATAGATATAAAAATGGCTTTCGAAGATGAAGATTAAGAAATAGGTATTACTTATAAAAAATATAGAGGAGGAAAAATATGAAAAAGAAGTTATTTATTTTAGCAGGATTATTTATGTTTTTTCAGTTTGGATTTTCTCTGAGCTGCTTTTTTCCGCATTATAGTTTTGGGGAAAAGAAAGTGACATATATAGGTTTGGGTGAACAGGTGAATGTGGACAAAGCTGATATCGAGACTTTTAAGGATCTGGACGGAGTATTTGGTGCAGATAAAAACTATATTTATTATCTGGGGAAACCGCTGAAAAACATAGACAGAAATACTTTTGAAGTTACGGGGTGATATATTCCTGTACCAAATGATCCTATATGGGGAATTGGATGCCAGACCTCGTATATTACAGAATTTAAAGATAAAAACGGGACGTATAAGCTTGAAGATATAAAAAAATGGCAGGCTGAATGATATAAATGCTAAAAAAAACAATAAAGAAGGAGCAAAATATGGATAATATAATAAATATACTAAAAAGTTGCCCTATGGTCTTTGCAGCAACAGCTGACGACGACAACAGACCAAATAACAGACCGGTTGCATTAGCAATGGAGGATAAAGGAACATTATTTTTTAGTACCTCCACAGAAACAAGTCTTTTCAGGGATTTGCAAAAAAATCCTTTTATATCTTTTACAACTATGATTGATCAACAATCATGGATACAGATAAATGCTGAAATAGCTTTTGTTGAGGATATGGCAATTAAAGAAATGATAATTGCGAATAATCCGTTTTTGAATCAGCGTTTCCAAACTGCTGATAATCACATTTTTAAAATTTTCAAATTAACAGCCGGAACTGCAAAAATTTATGATCGTTCGGGAAATGCTCCCAGAATTATAAAATTTTAAATATGTATCATAATTAATGGTAAATAAAAAGAAGCTGCATCAAGAAAAATAAATATTTCTGATGCAGCCTTTTATTATAAAATACTAAGTTTTAGACTTGACTGGTAAAATCATTTCTTTTTAGTAATAATCCCGTCGCTTGAGAATGAAAGCGGCGTATCGGGAAAGTCACTCTCGGTCAGTTCAATAACCTTTTGAAGTGCTCTTTTTTTGGTATCAACTTTTGGTCCGCTTCCTTTTACCTGATATATAGATATGATTTCGCCTTCTGTAAAGTCTCCGTTTTCATCAAGTTTTATTTTGAAAAGAGGAGCAATTCCTTTTACACCAGTAAGGCTGAAATTTCCGTAAGTGGCAAAATTCCCCGAACTGTAAGATATAAATTTGTTGTTATATAATTCTACCGCTCTTATAACATGCGGTCCGTGGCCAAAAACTATATCAGCACCCGCATCGACCATCTTATGGGCAAAATCGTATACATCTCCTCTGTTTTCCCCGAAAAACATCTCATTTCTTTTGGGAACATGCTGATATTCGTCGCCTTCAGCACCGCCGTGAAAAGAAACTATAACTATATCAGAATTTTCTCTCAGCTGTTTTACAATTTTTTCAGCATGTGGAATATCGTTTATACTTACAGTACCATTATTAGGTGCAAATGCAGCAAATCCATATTTAATACCGTCTTTTTCAAAAATAATAAATTCATCTGTTCCTGCGAGACCGGCATATTTAATTCCAAGATTATCAAGATTTTCTTTTGTTTTTGCTCTTCCTACAGGACCAAAGTCTCCGTTATGGTTATTCGCAATGCTTACAACATCGAATCCTGCATTTGCCAGGTATTGTCCAAAAGAAGAAGGTGTTCTGAAAACATAACACACAGACGGATTAGAGCAGCTTTTAGGATTTCCGCCGCTGTCAAAAAGGGTTCCTTCGAGATTTCCAAAAGTAATATCAGAATCTTTAAGATAAGTTTCTACATCTTTTAATATATTTGCATTTCCAGGCGGAAGGGAAGAATCAGAAGGATAATTGCTTCCGAGCATTATATCGCCTACAGCAGTAATGGTGAT
This region includes:
- a CDS encoding DKNYY domain-containing protein, giving the protein MKKKLFILAGLFMFFQFGFSLSCFFPHYSFGEKKVTYIGLGEQVNVDKADIETFKDLDGVFGADKNYIYYLGKPLKNIDRNTFEVTG
- a CDS encoding pyridoxamine 5'-phosphate oxidase family protein, with the protein product MDNIINILKSCPMVFAATADDDNRPNNRPVALAMEDKGTLFFSTSTETSLFRDLQKNPFISFTTMIDQQSWIQINAEIAFVEDMAIKEMIIANNPFLNQRFQTADNHIFKIFKLTAGTAKIYDRSGNAPRIIKF
- a CDS encoding DUF2185 domain-containing protein; translated protein: MENKNEVFFYDENEIDILENHIGEFFGEFSNVFHEMISPDIHVDIAIIPPDEKRDFYTLVTMGMGAYIMNVPDGLKGYRLERAELMVTLPSDWEVQNTDEKWYWPVRWLKILARFPLEENTWLGWGHTIPNGEPFAENTGLSGILLLNPYSENEKAGSLSLPNGDIVNFYQMFPLYNEEMEFKRENNAEVLLDLFGDDFDHVVDINRENIKEWKPIKDFYLKKEEIKDILQWEGAAGCFATDRITVSGEKVGYMYREIPDFDGDSVWRFTAGDETDEYMENPDNSGIYHLNTIANYDTDIIPFLMSGINTAFMRDENGEFQEVENWEPEE
- a CDS encoding DUF4241 domain-containing protein, encoding MRPTNEWMEIWKKKREVLSCPNDLNEYFELDEIAGQKLDRLSFGKVSLPSGEILVRDPLVYLNKDEEPYFEKVPAGEFEAVGAVILSEEDCARYAAVRVKFNENKAVRFGEALLGHEDISDLEEGEYFGFNVDAGLGTILDKETLIAFDEFFMNWHEENPEGNIYDDYFADIFSKNYKENPKYQREGGDWINWCVPGTNLHMPVFQSGFGDGTYPVYFGYDENDKICSLVIQFIDIKMAFEDED
- a CDS encoding CapA family protein, with the protein product MRKFFISLFLIVLLFSCGKKEKPIEIDNENNLSDNVTEEAPVKEKKIITITAVGDIMLGSNYPSDSSLPPGNANILKDVETYLKDSDITFGNLEGTLFDSGGNPKSCSNPSVCYVFRTPSSFGQYLANAGFDVVSIANNHNGDFGPVGRAKTKENLDNLGIKYAGLAGTDEFIIFEKDGIKYGFAAFAPNNGTVSINDIPHAEKIVKQLRENSDIVIVSFHGGAEGDEYQHVPKRNEMFFGENRGDVYDFAHKMVDAGADIVFGHGPHVIRAVELYNNKFISYSSGNFATYGNFSLTGVKGIAPLFKIKLDENGDFTEGEIISIYQVKGSGPKVDTKKRALQKVIELTESDFPDTPLSFSSDGIITKKK